One segment of Anatilimnocola aggregata DNA contains the following:
- a CDS encoding SRPBCC family protein yields MVKKIVIVVGTLLLVVVLGFLAIVAMQPSTYTVTRTAKMQAPPEVVFAQVNNFQNWKAWSPWEKLDPEMKRTFAGPEAGTGAKYGWNGSDKVGEGSMTITDSQPHEKILIKLEFKRPMVADCPTEFKFSPDGNGTEVAWTMRGENDFMGKAFCLLMNMDKMIGGDFEKGLASMQEIVEKSPAPATESPAPESSAPSDPAKSAND; encoded by the coding sequence ATGGTGAAGAAAATCGTGATCGTCGTCGGCACCTTATTGCTGGTTGTGGTGCTTGGATTCCTAGCCATCGTGGCCATGCAGCCCTCGACTTACACCGTCACTCGCACTGCCAAAATGCAAGCACCGCCGGAGGTCGTGTTCGCGCAGGTGAACAACTTTCAGAATTGGAAAGCCTGGTCGCCGTGGGAAAAGCTCGATCCAGAGATGAAACGAACTTTTGCAGGACCGGAGGCAGGAACCGGTGCTAAGTATGGCTGGAATGGTAGCGACAAGGTGGGAGAAGGGTCCATGACCATTACCGACAGCCAACCCCATGAGAAAATCCTCATCAAGCTGGAATTCAAACGCCCGATGGTCGCGGATTGTCCCACCGAATTCAAATTCTCCCCCGACGGCAACGGCACCGAAGTCGCCTGGACCATGCGTGGCGAGAACGACTTCATGGGCAAAGCATTTTGCCTGCTAATGAACATGGACAAAATGATTGGCGGCGATTTTGAAAAAGGCCTCGCCAGCATGCAGGAAATTGTCGAGAAGTCGCCGGCACCAGCAACCGAGTCGCCAGCCCCGGAGTCTTCAGCACCAAGTGATCCAGCCAAGTCAGCCAATGATTAG
- a CDS encoding platelet-activating factor acetylhydrolase IB subunit has translation MNSQLASLALLFVAHVSLLAAEDPAVPMKRTKEYSWMKVATWDARHEQYLRRAKEGNCDLLFLGDSITEGWGNNETWKKLFVPRKAINFGIGGDTTQNVLWRISNGELDGIHPKAVVLMIGTNNFGLHNDKPEDVVRGVAAVVKTLREKLPEAKILLLGMFPRDQKPGTDFRKRIATANDGLAKLADSERVQYLDIGNKFLSEDGTLSKEIMPDFLHLSAKGYEIWGAAIEPSVKKMLGE, from the coding sequence ATGAATTCCCAACTGGCGTCACTCGCACTCCTGTTCGTTGCTCACGTTTCTTTGCTCGCCGCCGAAGACCCTGCGGTGCCAATGAAACGAACGAAAGAATACTCGTGGATGAAAGTCGCCACCTGGGATGCGCGGCATGAGCAGTACTTAAGGCGGGCCAAGGAGGGGAACTGCGACCTGCTGTTCCTGGGTGACTCGATCACCGAAGGCTGGGGGAACAACGAAACCTGGAAGAAGCTGTTCGTGCCACGCAAAGCGATCAACTTTGGTATTGGGGGGGATACGACGCAGAATGTCTTGTGGCGCATCTCTAATGGCGAGTTGGATGGCATTCACCCCAAGGCCGTCGTGCTGATGATCGGCACCAATAACTTTGGACTGCACAACGACAAACCCGAAGATGTCGTTCGCGGTGTCGCCGCTGTAGTGAAGACCCTGCGAGAGAAGTTGCCCGAGGCCAAGATCCTGCTACTCGGTATGTTTCCCCGCGATCAGAAGCCGGGGACCGATTTTCGCAAACGGATTGCCACCGCCAATGACGGGCTGGCCAAGCTGGCCGATAGCGAGCGTGTGCAGTATCTCGATATCGGCAACAAGTTTCTGAGTGAAGACGGCACGCTCTCAAAGGAGATTATGCCGGACTTCTTGCATCTCTCGGCCAAAGGCTACGAGATTTGGGGCGCTGCCATCGAGCCGAGCGTGAAGAAGATGCTCGGCGAATAG